CCGATCCACCCCGCCTGAACGTCCGAGAAGCCCACCACGTCGGTGAGGTAGAGCGCCAGCGCGATGAATGTCCCGTAGTAGGCCGCCCGTTCGAAGAGTTCCACGACGTTGCCGGTCCAGAAGGCCGTGGGAAATCTCCACGTGAGCGAGGCCTTTGCGTCGGTCATGAGCCCTCCCGGGTCCGCGTCCGGTGCGGAGAGCCACTCTACCCGGCCTGGGAGGTTCCGCACAAGGCTCCCGGCTGGCGTGGCCGTCGGCCCGAGCCGGAGATCCGGGCCGGACGCGGGGAAGGCCGTGACGCATTGGGGGAATGGCCCCCCGCTCCGGCGCGGAAGCAGGGCCGGGTCGTTGACAGATTCCTCGTTGGATGGTAGCAACGTCGGTCAAGGGAGGTGTGGATTGAAGGGGGCCCTCGCGGCGATGGGGATCCGCCGCTGGAGTGTGGTTTTTCTGGGCCTGTGCGCCCTTCAGACCGCGGCCCTGGACCCCTCCAAGGCCGTGACCCAATACCTTCACTCGACCTGGACTTCCACCGACGGGCTCCCCCAGAACTCGGGCCTGAGCGTGCTGGAGACCCGGGACGGGTATCTCTGGGTGGGCACCCAGGAGGGCCTTGCCCGCTTCGACGGCCTGGAGTTCAAGGTCTTCGATCGCTCCAACGTGCCCGTCATGACGAACCTCACCGTCCAGGCCCTGGCCGAGGATCCCTCGGGAGCCCTCTGGGTGGGGACCGAGGGGGGAGGCGTCCTGTGCTACGAAAAGGGACGCTGGTCGGCCCACCGCGTCTCCTCGGGCCTGCCCAGCGACATCGTCCACGACCTCTGCGTGGACCGGACGGGCGTCCTCTGGGCGGGAACCTACGGCGGGGTGGGCCGTCTGAAGGAAGGGCGGTGGACCGCGTACCGACTCGGCCCCGCTCCCCACGGGTACCGCGTCCGGTGCTTGCTGGAGGACGACGGAGGCACCCTCTGGGCCGGCACCGAGGGGGGCGGGATCTACCGCTTCGTGGGGGAGGGGTTCCAGCCCTACACGCCCTCCGAGTCCCTTCCCGACCGGCGCATCCGGTGCCTGGGGCAGTCGCCCGAAGGCGACCTCTGGGTGGGGATGGAAAACGGGGGCCTGGCGGCGTGGCGCGGGGGGCGGTGGGAGCTCTTTACAGAAAAGAACGGACTCCCGGGCGATCGCGTCTTCTGCCTCCTGTGGGACCGCGACGGGTGCCTCTGGGTGGGGACCGAAGGGGGAGGGCTGGGGCGCTACGCCCGAGGTTCCTGGAGCCGGTTCACGACGCGCGATGGCCTGGGCACGAACCTCATCAACGCGCTCCACGAGGATTCCCAAGGGTCCATCTGGATCGGCGTCTTCGGAGGCGGGTTGGAGCGTCTGCGGGAGGGAAAGTGGACTCCCTACTCCGTCTCCGAGGGGCTCTCCTCGAACACCGTGTGGTGCGCCTACGCGGATCCCGAGAACGGGCTTTGGGCCGGGACGGAGGAGGGGCTCTGCCGCTTCGACGGGGTGAGGTGGACCTCCTGGAGCACCGCCGACGGCCTGCCCCACAACCGGGTCCGGTCCATCCTCAAGGACCGCCGTGGAGCTGTGTGGGTCGGGACGGGGGGAGGGGGGCTGGCCCGGTTCGAGGGAGGGCGCTGGTTCCACGTGACGCCTCCCGGCCTTCCCGCCAACGAGAGGGTCTACGCGCTGTTGGAGGACCGCGACGGGGTCCTCTGGGTGGGGACCTACGGGAGCGGTGTCCACTACTTCGACGGGAAGTCGTGGGGGAGATTCTCGACCTCCGACGGCCTGGGGGGAGACCGGGTGCGCTGTCTCCTCCAGGACCGGTCCGGAGCCATGTGGTTCGGAACCTACGGCGGAGGCGTCAGCCGCCTTTTCGAAGGGCGCTGGACGACCTGGACGACCCGCGACGGACTGCCGAGCGACCTCGCCCTCACGCTCTTCGAAGATTCCCTGGGCTGTGTGTGGCTGGGCACCAGCGGAGGCGGCCTGGCCCTGTGGAAGAACGGAAAATGGCACGGCTTCACGGCGGCCTCGGGGCTGTGCGACGAAAAGGCTTTCCAGTTTCTCGAGGACCGCTTCGGGCGTCTCTGGATCAGCTCCAACAAGGGCGTTTCGGAGGTGGAGCTGAAGGAAATGCACGACTACGCGGACGGAAAGGCGCCCTACGTTCGCTGCCGCCTCCACACCAAGAGCGACGGGCTCCTCAGTCAGGAATGCAACGGGGGCTCCCAGCCCGCGGGTTGCCGCACTCTCGACGGCCGGATCTGGTTTCCCACCCCGGGGGGCCTCGTCGTGCTGGACCCCGAACGAATCCCCCGCAGCGACACGCCGCCCCGCGTGGTCCTCTCGGAGGTCCTCGTCAACAAGGAGCCGGTGGACCTCCAGGGGCCCCCGCGCCGCCCCCTGGGACGGGGAGAGGTGGAGATCCGGTACGCGGGGTTGAGCCTCGAGGCCCCCGAGAAGGTCTCCTTCCGCTACCGGCTCGAGCCCTACGAGAGCGAGTGGGTCGACGCGGGACGCCGCCGGCAGGCCTTTTACACCAACCTGGCTCCGGGCGAGTACCGCTTCCGGCTCATGGCCTCGAGCGAGGAGGGGGTCTGGAGCGAGCCCGTGGAGGCGGTC
This is a stretch of genomic DNA from Acidobacteriota bacterium. It encodes these proteins:
- a CDS encoding MFS transporter → MTDAKASLTWRFPTAFWTGNVVELFERAAYYGTFIALALYLTDVVGFSDVQAGWIG
- a CDS encoding two-component regulator propeller domain-containing protein, which gives rise to MKGALAAMGIRRWSVVFLGLCALQTAALDPSKAVTQYLHSTWTSTDGLPQNSGLSVLETRDGYLWVGTQEGLARFDGLEFKVFDRSNVPVMTNLTVQALAEDPSGALWVGTEGGGVLCYEKGRWSAHRVSSGLPSDIVHDLCVDRTGVLWAGTYGGVGRLKEGRWTAYRLGPAPHGYRVRCLLEDDGGTLWAGTEGGGIYRFVGEGFQPYTPSESLPDRRIRCLGQSPEGDLWVGMENGGLAAWRGGRWELFTEKNGLPGDRVFCLLWDRDGCLWVGTEGGGLGRYARGSWSRFTTRDGLGTNLINALHEDSQGSIWIGVFGGGLERLREGKWTPYSVSEGLSSNTVWCAYADPENGLWAGTEEGLCRFDGVRWTSWSTADGLPHNRVRSILKDRRGAVWVGTGGGGLARFEGGRWFHVTPPGLPANERVYALLEDRDGVLWVGTYGSGVHYFDGKSWGRFSTSDGLGGDRVRCLLQDRSGAMWFGTYGGGVSRLFEGRWTTWTTRDGLPSDLALTLFEDSLGCVWLGTSGGGLALWKNGKWHGFTAASGLCDEKAFQFLEDRFGRLWISSNKGVSEVELKEMHDYADGKAPYVRCRLHTKSDGLLSQECNGGSQPAGCRTLDGRIWFPTPGGLVVLDPERIPRSDTPPRVVLSEVLVNKEPVDLQGPPRRPLGRGEVEIRYAGLSLEAPEKVSFRYRLEPYESEWVDAGRRRQAFYTNLAPGEYRFRLMASSEEGVWSEPVEAVFALDPPFWKTGLFKVLTAGGVLALGAGLFFFLLLGARRRAATLERVVAERTSELADANRRLEELSVRDFLTGAYNRRRLEEFLDQEWKRGIRTGRPLSVLLVDVDRFKSYNDEQGHAAGDAVLTSIVGVLEGLCRRPTDLVARYGGDEFVVVLAEMDVQAARELAETLRANVEKTCRSSASPNLPGDVTVSVGGAGRVPAPDVSYETLLREADAALHLAKQTGRNTVRWHVL